One genomic window of Hemitrygon akajei chromosome 1, sHemAka1.3, whole genome shotgun sequence includes the following:
- the LOC140736281 gene encoding high affinity cGMP-specific 3',5'-cyclic phosphodiesterase 9A-like: protein MRKGKLPAPVHQGSIRYLRVDEIESEIRNKLAVLERRVEVESGRRAEIAKCQGEIERLREELAKRSLWICDSPCPPASRRLTPHRDVPSHPKYTLSPETIEALKKPTFDIWQWAPNEVGIGNFRGGASEHSKSPSLGHEVQFLIESHSMGDSLFEHNVIMLSCIEYMFHSLGLVNQFNINGITLKRWMMYRDGMAMRAGGGHRDEKGCRHQRG, encoded by the exons ATGCGCAAAGGAAAGCTTCCTGCCCCGGTGCATCAGGGCTCgatacg GTACCTGAGGGTGGACGAAATCGAGAGTGAGATTCGGAATAAGCTGGCTGTCTTGGAGAGACGGGTGGAGG TGGAGAGCGGGAGGAGAGCCGAGATCGCCAAGTGTCAGGGGGAGATCGAGAGGCTGCGGGAAGAGCTTGCCAAGAG aTCCCTCTGGATTTGTGACTCTCCGTGTCCCCCTGCCAGCAGGAGgctcacccctcaccgtgacgtTCCCTCACATCCCAAG TACACTCTCTCTCCAGAGACCATCGAGGCACTGAAGAAGCCAACCTTTGACATCTGGCAGTGGGCTCCCAACGAGGTAGGCATCGGGAATTTCAGAGGCGGAGCTTCTGAGCACAGCAAGAGTCCTTCACTGGGCCATGAGGTGCAGTTCCTCATCGAGTCCCACTCCATGGGGGATTCCCTgtttgaacacaatgttatt atgctgagttGTATCGAGTACATGTTCCACAGTCTGGGCCTGGTCAACCAGTTTAACATCAATGGCATCACTCTGAAGCGATGGATG ATGTACAGAGATGGGATGGCGATGCGTgccggagggggtcacagagatgagAAGGGGTGCAGACACCAGCGGGGGTGA